ATCTTACATTTTCAGAAGATGTCTTTACTGCCAATTGCCAATTAAATGAAGTAGATTGTTGAACAGTTGTAGTATCACACTGACGCATTCGAAAACTTACTGGAATGGTcactttattttcaatttccTTAACAAGTTAATGCTTTTCTTTATCTGATGGCATCAAATTTGGCATAAacaatgatattttattaagattaaCTTTTCCTGTAGCTGCAGCAGCAAGTCTAAAAATTCCATCATCATCACTTTGTCTTACAAGAGTTATTGTATGTTTAAAACCAAATATAACTTTGTCGTAATCATCACAGAATCCAAAATTGTGTCTTAAAGGTACGCAAAATGAAAATGTTCCTTTTGTAGTTGGTTTCTGAATTATGTATGCTTGCCTTGTTGCAAACCCTGTGTCATCATTAAGTACTGCTGTTGATGTAACATCTTTATTCCATAATTGACTTAATCCTTGAGCTAATTGAAAGTCATTTGCATAATTAAGCATTCCTAACATTGTAGTTGCTTGACCTGGATAATAAACAGCTTCTATCTCTTGGTTTGATAATTGGTATGTTATTCGACTAAATAAATGCATAATGCCATTATTTGTAAGAGCCACTGCATCTGCATTAGCATAAGCTATTTCATCAGCTTT
This Hydra vulgaris chromosome 04, alternate assembly HydraT2T_AEP DNA region includes the following protein-coding sequences:
- the LOC136079428 gene encoding uncharacterized protein LOC136079428, translating into MTTSEVLNFTEPSKIDNGIERYEEHEYKPINGTNLNSPGEIRINIEQQDLFTLPSKAYLFEGRITYQLSNQEIEAVYYPGQATTMLGMLNYANDFQLAQGLSQLWNKDVTSTAVLNDDTGFATRQAYIIQKPTTKGTFSFCVPLRHNFGFCDDYDKVIFGFKHTITLVRQSDDDGIFRLAAAATGKVNLNKISLFMPNLMPSDKEKH